The genomic DNA CAGCGCCGCGCCTACCTGTGCTCGGCAGACCGGAGGAAGCTCGCCGAGATCTCCCGCGTGAGCAGGCTGATGGCTTCCATCTCCCCATCGGACAGCCCGCCCGTGCAGGCGGTTGGGCCCCAGTCTCCGCAGATCACGGCGACGCAGCGATTCTTGATCATCACGGGCGCCAGCAGGATGGAGCGGGTATCGGGCATCTGTTCCCGATACCAGCGGGGCACGCGGTGCGCCACCTCTTTGTCAAAGGAGTCTTCGAACAGCAGCGGCTTGTTGCCGATGGTGGCGAAGTGAAAGATGTCGGGGACGAATCCTTCCTCGAACGATAGCGCCTCCATTTTCTCGCGCATGCCCTCGCCAAATCCAACCCGTGCGCCGAAGCGCTTGGCCATGGGGTTGAGCAGCATGAGGAAGCAATGCGAGAAATTCAGCGCCTGCATGGTCGATTCGAGCACCAGCGGCGCCAGCTCGGAGACCGGCAGCTCGCTGCCCTCGCGCTGTACTTCCAGCAGGCTTTGCTGAAGGCGCTCGAGGGCATCCTTTGGCTTGCCGGCATTGAGCGCAGGGCTCGCCTGTGCTGTCTCCGGGAACTCGGCATTGGTCATGGAGACGTTCAATGCCTGCGCCTGCCTGACCGCGCATTCGACCGCGGAAGATTGCAACCCCAATGCCTGGGCGCGATCCAGCAGCAGGGCCTGCACGACGTCTGCGGGCGCGTCCCTTGCGAGCAGCACCGCGGCACGCGAGGACACGTCGGCAATGGCACCCAGCCAGTCGGCATGGGATTCCAGGACTGCTTCGGCGTCAAGGCGCTGGCTGCGCATCGAGGTTGCGATCAGGCTGGGCAACCGCCATTTGGCGGCAGCCGCTGCCGCAATGTCTTCGAGGGTGACGCCCAGCACCTGCTGGCACGCTTGGTCTTCCCGCGCGGGGTCGCCCTCGCACAGGGCCTGGATCCGTTCCCACTCCTCGGCAAAGTAGAAGACCAGAAGCAGGCGGCTCATGTGGTGCATCAACGTGCAAACCACGGCTTCTTCCGCCTGCCTGATGCCTTGCGCGTTGCTCAGCGCGCGCGTGAGCTCGCCGGCGACCAGGGCCTGCCTCAGCTCGATGGAAGCCTGCGGGCGATTGATGGCCACGCCGGAAAAATAGTCCAGCAACTGGACCCCGAGCGTGAGGTGGCTGATCGCTTCTACCCCCAGGACCAGGATGGCGCGCGACACCGTCGTGACTTCCCCCGAACGAGCGATACATGGCGGAGTTGGCCAGGCGTATGACCTTCTGCGACAAGCTGAAATCGGAGAGCACGCCCGCGGCCATCTCACCGACGCTGGTGTCGCTGTTCAGCGTCTTGAAGATGTTGTCGATGCAGAACTGCAGCGTGGGGAAATCCCCTTGCTGCGCCATGCGGTTCCATAGTGTCTCGAAGAACGTCTTGTTTGACATGGCGGCGTCTACTTCGAAAACACTTGGGCGCTGCCAAGCTGCAGCATGCCGGCTCGCGCCTGGTCCACGAACTGGGCCGGGCTCATCGCCTTCGCATAGCGCCAGCCCTGCACCAGCTCACAGCCTTGCTCGGCCAGCAACTGGCTTTGCTCGTCGGACTCCACGCCTTCCGCGATGGCCACCAGCCCGAGCTCCCGCGCGAGCGACAGCACGGCAAACACAATGGTCCGCGCATGCGGGAGTCCATCATGTCGGCCACAAAGCTCTGGTCGATCTTCAGTGCCGAGAGCGGGAAGCGGCGCAGGTAGGACAAGCTGGAGTACCCCGTGCCGAAGTCGTCGACCGCGAACCGCACGCCCAATGCGCGCAACTCCGTCAGCAAGTCTTGCGCCGCTTCGGGGTCGGTCATCAACGCGCCTTCCGTAATTTCCAGGACCAGCCGGTGCGAGCTGATGCCGGCATCCTTGATGGCCCGCCTGACGCTGTCCGCGAAGCCGGGGTGCCTGAACTGCACCGGCGAGACATTGACGGATATATATCCCACGTCCAGGCCTAGCGCATCCCAGCTTGCCAGTTGCGCGCAAGCGCACCGTAGCGCCCACGCCCCAAGATGGTTGATGAGGCCGTTATGTTCGGC from Cupriavidus sp. D39 includes the following:
- a CDS encoding HDOD domain-containing protein produces the protein MSRAILVLGVEAISHLTLGVQLLDYFSGVAINRPQASIELRQALVAGELTRALSNAQGIRQAEEAVVCTLMHHMSRLLLVFYFAEEWERIQALCEGDPAREDQACQQVLGVTLEDIAAAAAAKWRLPSLIATSMRSQRLDAEAVLESHADWLGAIADVSSRAAVLLARDAPADVVQALLLDRAQALGLQSSAVECAVRQAQALNVSMTNAEFPETAQASPALNAGKPKDALERLQQSLLEVQREGSELPVSELAPLVLESTMQALNFSHCFLMLLNPMAKRFGARVGFGEGMREKMEALSFEEGFVPDIFHFATIGNKPLLFEDSFDKEVAHRVPRWYREQMPDTRSILLAPVMIKNRCVAVICGDWGPTACTGGLSDGEMEAISLLTREISASFLRSAEHR